A single window of Zea mays cultivar B73 chromosome 10, Zm-B73-REFERENCE-NAM-5.0, whole genome shotgun sequence DNA harbors:
- the LOC103640894 gene encoding DNAJ protein JJJ1 homolog — translation MASAAACAPKRCYYEVLGLSRDCSPTDIKLAFRRLALSLHPDKQPPGSDLALATAAFQELQHAHSVLSDPQERAYYDSHRSQIIFSHPASAGAKSASTVPDLFAFFSSSAFSGFSDTGRGFYKVYGDVFDRVFAQELAYVRRMGVPEPAAPPVIGNLDSPYAQVTAFYSYWLGFGSGMDFGWAAAWDAARGESRRVRRLMEEDNKKAMRKARREYNDAVRGLVAFCKKRDKRVVDMVLKKKLEEEKRKAEEKERRKEEDKRKKERAMAYQEHEWARAEEGLYDEDEEEEMRAKKELSYCATCNKKFKSDKQWKNHEQSKKHRNKIAELRKAFREEESLKKAEEGEGDWNEVDMGFDFKPTQESDDASAFSDAAEELAEEFESNYAGNGHHGKCEVQPEGSVHVNDVDDIMEGPSSFNVNNGAVIMVLQLPSPLPVLCCSRRNKLFSHLEETGHAMLKSLVGSAWFS, via the coding sequence atggcgtCCGCGGCGGCGTGCGCACCGAAGCGCTGCTACTACGAGGTCCTCGGCCTATCTCGCGACTGCTCCCCGACGGATATCAAGCTTGCTTTCCGCCGCCTCGCGCTCTCGCTCCACCCCGACAAGCAGCCCCCCGGCTCCGACCTCGCCCTCGCCACCGCCGCCTTCCAGGAGCTCCAGCATGCCCACTCTGTCCTCTCTGACCCGCAGGAGCGCGCCTACTACGACTCCCACCGCTCCCAGATCATCTTCTCTCACCCAGCCTCCGCCGGCGCCAAATCCGCTTCCACCGTCCCCGATCTCTTCGCCTTCTTCTCCTCGTCCGCTTTCTCCGGCTTCTCCGACACGGGCCGCGGCTTCTACAAGGTCTACGGGGACGTCTTCGACAGGGTCTTCGCGCAGGAGCTTGCCTATGTTCGCCGGATGGGGGTTCCCGAGCCCGCTGCGCCGCCGGTCATTGGGAACCTTGATTCCCCCTATGCGCAGGTCACTGCTTTCTACAGTTATTGGCTTGGGTTTGGCTCGGGCATGGATTTCGGATGGGCGGCTGCGTGGGACGCTGCGCGTGGGGAAAGTCGCCGTGTTCGGAGGCTCATGGAGGAGGACAACAAGAAGGCGATGCGTAAGGCACGGCGGGAGTACAATGACGCTGTCAGGGGCCTTGTTGCCTTCTGCAAGAAGAGGGATAAGAGGGTTGTGGACATGGTTTTAAAGAAGAAGCTGGAGGAGGAGAAGAGAAAGGCAGAGGAGAAGGAGAGgaggaaggaggaggacaagaggAAGAAGGAGCGAGCCATGGCATATCAAGAACATGAGTGGGCGAGGGCAGAGGAGGGACTGTATGATGAAGACGAAGAAGAGGAGATGAGGGCCAAGAAGGAGCTATCGTACTGCGCGACGTGCAATAAAAAGTTCAAATCGGACAAACAGTGGAAGAACCACGAGCAGTCGAAGAAGCATAGGAATAAGATTGCTGAACTGAGGAAGGCATTTAGGGAGGAGGAGTCTTTGAAAAAGGCAGAGGAGggggaaggtgattggaatgaagTTGATATGGGGTTCGATTTTAAGCCTACACAGGAGTCAGATGATGCGAGTGCATTTTCAGATGCTGCAGAAGAGTTAGCTGAAGAATTTGAAAGTAATTATGCTGGCAATGGGCATCATGGTAAATGTGAGGTTCAGCCTGAGGGTTCGGTCCATGTTAatgatgttgatgatatcatggaAGGGCCATCCTCTTTTAATGTCAACAATGGTGCAGTAATAATGGTATTGCAGCTACCATCCCCCCTCCCAGTACTATGTTGCTCTCGCAGGAACAAGTTGTTTTCTCACTTGGAAGAAACAGGTCACGCAATGCTGAAGTCACTCGTTGGTTCTGCATGGTTCTCTTAA